From Flavobacterium sp. 102, a single genomic window includes:
- a CDS encoding acyltransferase produces MIKRFFQKMLSKSGKSYQIDDRIPTKLIYSVLYNRMVMLVRGFLKTGKKVFIGSNTRILNSRNITFGKNVTIGSHCEIDGFASEKIILGDCVKIGCYSKLLSTSHFSKFGKGLTMGNNSAIGDFTHFGAPGGIEIGNDVIMGSYISFHSENHNFTDISKLIREQGVTSKGIKLGNNIWVGAKVTFLDGCSVGNNSVVAAGAVVNGIYPDNVVIGGIPAKVIKTLA; encoded by the coding sequence ATGATTAAAAGATTTTTTCAAAAAATGCTTTCAAAATCAGGGAAAAGTTATCAGATTGATGACAGAATCCCGACCAAACTGATTTATTCGGTACTTTATAATCGAATGGTTATGTTGGTTAGAGGGTTTTTGAAAACAGGAAAAAAAGTATTCATCGGTAGCAATACAAGAATTCTCAATTCCCGAAACATTACTTTTGGTAAAAACGTTACCATCGGAAGCCACTGTGAAATAGACGGTTTTGCGTCAGAGAAAATTATCTTAGGCGATTGTGTCAAAATTGGATGCTATTCCAAATTACTTTCAACCAGCCATTTTTCAAAATTCGGTAAAGGATTGACTATGGGAAACAATTCGGCCATAGGTGATTTTACGCATTTTGGTGCGCCGGGTGGCATTGAAATAGGAAATGATGTAATCATGGGTTCCTATATTTCTTTTCATTCGGAAAACCACAATTTTACCGATATTTCAAAACTAATCAGAGAACAAGGCGTAACCTCTAAAGGCATTAAATTGGGCAATAATATTTGGGTTGGTGCTAAAGTTACTTTCTTAGATGGTTGTTCTGTCGGAAACAATTCCGTTGTTGCCGCCGGAGCAGTTGTAAACGGAATCTATCCGGATAATGTTGTTATTGGCGGAATTCCGGCCAAAGTAATCAAAACGTTAGCCTAA
- a CDS encoding glycosyltransferase family 4 protein produces MKSILFIHQSAELYGSDKTILMFISSLDKKKYKSVVILPFDGPLKREFEKNGIEVVIAPVLKLYRKMFTPKGILNFFKEYRDGLKTLNALHKEYNFSIVYSHTLAALIGIFFAQKNKIKHLWHVQEIIAKPVIFNKGFVKLLSLDCNHVAAYDSKTTMDFWIKDNEKLAKKSHFVWNGLDVAQKQNTSQEEIAAIRKEYFKVADNELVIALVGRINSWKGQQLLLEAFHKIAGNYQNVKLVFIGSAPPNQDVFEIDLKQKITDFALTERVVIIPFQEEIWKFWDSIDIAVVPSTEPEPFGMVAIEAMLSKKPVIAANHGGLTEIVLPNVTGILFEPKNASSLASALESIIVDGEKRKLFGENGYTRTVNHFSLQKHVEKFEDIFEKI; encoded by the coding sequence ATGAAAAGCATCCTTTTTATACACCAATCGGCCGAACTTTACGGTTCCGACAAAACGATTTTAATGTTTATCTCAAGTTTGGATAAAAAAAAATACAAATCAGTAGTTATACTTCCTTTTGACGGACCATTAAAAAGAGAGTTCGAAAAGAATGGTATTGAAGTAGTTATTGCTCCGGTTTTAAAGCTTTACCGAAAAATGTTTACCCCAAAAGGCATTTTAAATTTCTTCAAAGAATACCGCGACGGACTAAAAACTCTAAATGCACTTCATAAAGAATACAATTTCAGCATTGTATATTCACATACTTTGGCCGCTTTGATAGGCATTTTTTTTGCCCAAAAAAACAAAATTAAACACCTTTGGCATGTTCAGGAAATTATAGCCAAACCGGTAATTTTTAACAAAGGATTCGTGAAATTATTATCGTTGGACTGTAATCATGTAGCGGCTTATGATTCGAAAACCACGATGGATTTTTGGATAAAAGACAATGAAAAATTAGCTAAAAAATCCCATTTTGTCTGGAATGGTTTAGATGTTGCCCAAAAGCAAAACACTAGCCAAGAAGAGATTGCAGCCATTAGGAAAGAATATTTCAAAGTTGCTGATAATGAGCTTGTCATAGCACTAGTCGGGAGAATCAACAGCTGGAAAGGACAACAATTACTGTTGGAAGCATTTCACAAAATTGCCGGCAACTATCAAAATGTCAAACTGGTTTTTATCGGTTCAGCACCACCAAACCAAGACGTTTTTGAAATAGATTTAAAGCAAAAAATAACCGATTTCGCCCTTACTGAAAGAGTCGTGATTATTCCTTTTCAGGAAGAGATTTGGAAATTTTGGGATTCAATCGATATTGCAGTCGTACCGTCAACTGAACCGGAACCTTTTGGAATGGTGGCTATTGAAGCAATGCTTTCAAAAAAACCGGTAATTGCTGCCAATCATGGTGGTTTAACGGAAATAGTATTGCCTAATGTAACAGGCATATTATTCGAGCCAAAAAACGCCTCTTCGTTGGCTTCTGCTTTAGAAAGCATTATAGTAGATGGTGAAAAGAGAAAACTTTTTGGCGAAAATGGTTATACCAGAACCGTTAATCATTTTTCTTTGCAAAAACACGTTGAAAAATTCGAGGACATTTTTGAAAAAATTTAA
- a CDS encoding glycosyltransferase family 4 protein, translating into MKEILIISNYYPPEKGAAANRIEQLALKLHQNNYKVAVVCPLGNYPKGELCPEYKGKFSVTENRDNITVKRLWIYPSVSKNILVRIVSILSFSLSLFFYLLFKKTPKKVIVQSPPLLLSFISVLVLSLKNKKIILNVSDLWPLAAIELEALKAGSFSHKLSLFFERFIYKKASLILGQSNEIITHVKTITPEKECFLYRNYPDHQVSEMELKTVENQPIKIFYAGLLGVAQGVLELCEKINLKDLNVELHLFGDGAEKNQIEVLISSKKEQKIFFHGMMERKELHETLKTFDIAIVPLKTRIYGSVPSKIFEYGSLGFPILYFGGGEGETIVEEHNIGWVAKVEDFQDLNQKLVAISKMSKSDLDEMKLKIFHTAKTAFHLDNQIKDLVAKKVF; encoded by the coding sequence ATGAAAGAAATTCTAATCATATCCAATTATTATCCGCCCGAAAAAGGTGCCGCTGCGAACAGAATTGAGCAATTGGCTTTGAAATTACATCAAAATAATTATAAAGTTGCTGTAGTTTGTCCGTTAGGAAATTATCCCAAAGGCGAATTGTGTCCGGAGTATAAAGGTAAATTTTCTGTAACCGAAAATCGAGATAATATTACCGTGAAGCGACTTTGGATTTATCCCAGTGTCAGCAAAAACATTTTGGTTAGAATTGTTTCCATATTGTCTTTTTCATTGAGTTTGTTCTTTTATTTACTGTTCAAAAAAACACCTAAAAAAGTAATCGTTCAATCACCGCCGTTATTGCTTTCCTTTATTTCGGTTTTGGTGCTTTCGCTTAAAAACAAAAAAATAATTCTAAATGTATCCGATTTGTGGCCCTTGGCTGCAATCGAATTAGAGGCTTTAAAAGCAGGTTCCTTTTCGCATAAGCTTTCATTATTTTTTGAGCGATTTATTTATAAAAAAGCCTCTTTAATTTTGGGACAATCCAATGAAATTATTACGCATGTAAAAACCATTACTCCTGAAAAAGAATGCTTTTTATATCGAAATTATCCTGACCATCAAGTGTCTGAAATGGAATTGAAAACCGTCGAAAATCAACCGATTAAAATTTTTTATGCCGGATTGTTAGGCGTAGCCCAAGGCGTTTTAGAACTATGTGAAAAAATCAATTTAAAGGACTTAAATGTTGAACTGCATCTGTTTGGCGATGGTGCAGAGAAAAACCAAATAGAAGTGCTTATTTCGAGTAAAAAAGAACAAAAAATATTCTTCCACGGTATGATGGAACGAAAAGAGTTGCATGAAACTTTAAAAACTTTTGACATTGCCATTGTTCCTTTGAAAACCAGGATTTACGGATCAGTTCCTTCTAAAATTTTTGAATATGGTTCTTTGGGATTTCCTATCCTTTATTTTGGCGGTGGCGAAGGAGAAACAATAGTCGAAGAGCACAATATAGGTTGGGTTGCAAAAGTGGAAGATTTTCAAGATTTGAACCAAAAACTGGTTGCCATTTCAAAGATGAGTAAATCCGATTTGGATGAAATGAAACTAAAAATTTTCCATACCGCCAAAACTGCTTTTCATTTAGACAACCAAATTAAAGATTTGGTAGCGAAAAAGGTTTTTTAA
- a CDS encoding oligosaccharide flippase family protein, giving the protein MLKFLKTYISNHKPLSNLITYGFGQGFNLITPLLVIPYIVSICGEEGYGKIGVGMALAFFIMVFVDYGSEIVGVKEVAINRENQPELERIFVVTYLTKLILLIAMLVLVSIIFYFFPYFNQEKTLFFFSLSMVVGQYINPTWFLQGIENFKWITILNILSKVIYLIGVFLFINKAEDYVYSNLLWGIGMIIAYGITWFYIVFHHSFSFSNVKKTEVIQMIKENFSIFSSQIFVSLQMYSPIVLISFFGGNVMAGQYKIIDQIIVIFKTYILLFFNFVYPRVCYLLEKSTEEALRFWKLYNGLNLLFIVVSMIGIMFFSVEIVSYFNPKEITSISNLLKIATIIPILQSITIPMKQLVLGSNKQSEYVKFTMIITIISLIIIVLITPIYHVLGVLIALIATEIITSFIFFKTIKNSLFLRTS; this is encoded by the coding sequence ATGCTGAAATTTTTAAAAACATATATTTCAAATCATAAACCACTCAGCAACCTAATCACTTATGGTTTTGGGCAAGGGTTTAATTTGATAACACCATTGTTGGTCATTCCTTACATCGTTTCTATTTGCGGCGAAGAAGGTTATGGGAAAATTGGGGTAGGAATGGCATTGGCCTTTTTTATCATGGTTTTTGTTGATTATGGTTCTGAAATTGTCGGTGTAAAAGAAGTGGCCATTAATCGGGAAAACCAGCCGGAATTGGAGCGAATTTTTGTCGTAACTTATTTAACCAAATTAATATTGTTGATAGCAATGTTGGTTTTGGTTTCAATTATTTTCTACTTTTTTCCTTATTTCAATCAAGAAAAAACACTTTTCTTTTTCAGCTTGTCTATGGTCGTTGGGCAGTACATCAACCCAACTTGGTTTTTGCAAGGCATAGAGAATTTTAAATGGATAACCATTCTCAATATTCTGTCAAAAGTAATCTACCTAATTGGTGTTTTTCTCTTTATCAACAAAGCAGAAGATTATGTTTACAGCAATCTCCTTTGGGGAATCGGAATGATTATTGCCTATGGAATTACTTGGTTTTACATTGTTTTTCATCATTCTTTTTCTTTCTCAAATGTAAAAAAGACCGAAGTAATCCAAATGATTAAAGAGAATTTTTCCATCTTTTCTTCACAGATTTTTGTGTCACTCCAAATGTATTCTCCAATAGTGTTAATCAGTTTTTTTGGTGGAAATGTGATGGCAGGACAATACAAAATCATCGACCAAATCATCGTCATTTTTAAAACCTATATTTTACTTTTCTTTAATTTTGTTTATCCGAGAGTGTGTTATTTATTAGAAAAAAGTACCGAAGAAGCGCTTCGTTTCTGGAAACTTTACAATGGTTTGAACTTGCTTTTTATTGTTGTATCAATGATAGGCATCATGTTTTTTTCAGTTGAAATTGTTTCCTATTTTAATCCGAAAGAAATAACATCTATCAGCAATCTACTAAAGATTGCCACCATTATTCCGATACTACAAAGTATTACGATTCCCATGAAACAATTGGTTTTAGGTTCCAATAAGCAAAGTGAATATGTTAAATTTACCATGATTATTACGATAATAAGTTTGATTATTATTGTGTTAATTACGCCAATTTACCATGTTTTAGGAGTGCTTATTGCCTTAATCGCCACTGAAATTATTACCTCATTCATTTTTTTCAAAACGATTAAAAACAGCTTATTTCTTCGCACAAGTTAA
- a CDS encoding DUF1972 domain-containing protein: protein MKIAILGTRGVPNYYGGFEQFAEFFSVYLVEQGHEVYCYNSHDHPFQEKYFHGVNIIHQYDPEHKMGTFGQFIYDYNCIMDSRKRDFDIILQLGYTSNSIWYFLLPKKSIIITNMDGLEWKRTKYSKPVQQFLRFAERLAANSSDFLVSDSLGIQTFLLQKYKKESTYIAYGAYPFANPDEAILKEYDVEKEQYNMIMARFEPENNLDMVLEGVAMNEDKTPILVIGKHQTKYGDYLKNKFKAHQNIRFIGGLYNLEHLNNLRYFSNLYFHGHSVGGTNPSLLEAMASKALVIAHHNDFNKGILKENSHYFSNAKEVKNILNTIKKNDNLQLVQNNFDAIVNEFNWEKINGEYLQLFEECFSKSDKRKQRK from the coding sequence ATGAAAATAGCCATACTAGGAACTCGTGGTGTGCCCAATTATTACGGAGGTTTTGAACAATTTGCCGAATTTTTTTCGGTATATCTGGTTGAACAAGGTCACGAAGTGTATTGCTATAATTCACACGACCATCCTTTTCAGGAAAAATATTTTCATGGTGTAAATATCATTCACCAATACGATCCCGAACACAAAATGGGAACTTTTGGACAATTTATTTATGATTACAATTGCATCATGGATTCTCGAAAAAGAGATTTTGATATCATTTTGCAATTGGGTTATACCAGCAACTCTATTTGGTATTTTCTTTTGCCCAAAAAATCAATTATCATCACCAATATGGATGGGTTAGAGTGGAAAAGAACCAAGTATTCCAAACCGGTTCAGCAATTCCTGAGATTTGCCGAAAGATTAGCTGCCAACAGCAGCGATTTTTTAGTTTCGGATTCGTTGGGAATTCAAACGTTCTTGCTACAGAAATACAAAAAAGAGTCAACTTATATTGCTTACGGAGCTTACCCTTTTGCCAATCCCGATGAAGCCATTCTCAAAGAATATGACGTCGAAAAAGAACAATACAATATGATAATGGCGCGCTTCGAACCTGAAAACAACCTTGATATGGTGTTGGAAGGCGTTGCGATGAATGAAGATAAAACGCCTATCCTTGTTATTGGAAAACACCAAACCAAATATGGTGACTATTTGAAAAACAAATTCAAAGCCCATCAAAATATTCGTTTCATCGGTGGTCTGTACAATTTGGAACATTTAAATAACCTTCGCTACTTTTCAAATTTATATTTCCACGGACATTCGGTTGGCGGTACCAATCCGTCATTGTTAGAGGCAATGGCCTCAAAAGCATTGGTAATTGCTCACCATAACGACTTTAATAAAGGTATTTTAAAAGAGAATAGTCATTATTTTTCCAATGCCAAAGAGGTAAAAAATATTCTGAATACTATCAAAAAAAATGATAACTTGCAATTAGTTCAAAACAATTTTGACGCTATCGTCAATGAATTTAATTGGGAAAAAATAAATGGGGAATACTTACAACTCTTTGAAGAATGTTTTTCAAAATCTGATAAAAGAAAGCAAAGAAAATAG
- a CDS encoding O-antigen ligase has product MGNTYNSLKNVFQNLIKESKENRSFIPVLLVLVTVPLSYAMNNIALGLFFAVAVINFRKANFFFQSHLILPILLYALMAASYFWSIDKENTLSALSKEVSLLIIPLGFLFIKDFSKDEKKKIISYYSYFIAILVVYYLIRAVIRYFVLQDFRVFFYHGTNEDNFGLVPKLLNAIHVSVFVAVAFFYFFTKEIKSRMDIFLSVLLFGFVLLLSSKNIILVFILLVILHLFFFSKASHKLRLRNLIVFGLIIGLIFSFGRIKTRFQQEFQTNTNKSLSANVIEGVPIGVHYVSLKEAWSNETFTPNDYFPGTAFRVYQFRIFTELLCEENVFLTGFGLNASYPKIEEKAKHYNLFMGNDETEGYQAKNFHNQYIQNFAELGILGFVLLLLMFVINVKIAYKSKDFVHFAFAILMISLFLTESFLWRQRGVVYFTIMYCLFNSGITINNSKAA; this is encoded by the coding sequence ATGGGGAATACTTACAACTCTTTGAAGAATGTTTTTCAAAATCTGATAAAAGAAAGCAAAGAAAATAGGTCTTTTATTCCTGTACTTTTAGTCTTAGTTACCGTTCCGCTGAGTTACGCAATGAATAACATTGCTTTAGGATTGTTTTTTGCAGTAGCCGTAATTAACTTCCGAAAAGCTAATTTTTTCTTTCAAAGCCATTTGATTTTACCAATATTACTCTATGCTTTAATGGCTGCATCCTATTTTTGGTCCATCGATAAAGAGAACACTTTGTCAGCCTTATCAAAGGAAGTTTCGTTACTGATTATCCCATTAGGCTTTTTGTTTATCAAAGATTTTTCTAAAGATGAAAAAAAGAAAATCATCTCTTATTACAGCTATTTTATTGCCATTTTGGTGGTTTATTATCTGATAAGAGCAGTTATTCGCTATTTCGTTTTACAAGATTTTAGAGTATTTTTCTATCATGGAACCAACGAAGATAATTTTGGATTAGTACCTAAATTGCTTAATGCGATTCATGTTTCTGTATTTGTAGCCGTAGCCTTTTTCTATTTTTTTACCAAGGAAATAAAATCGAGAATGGATATATTTTTATCGGTATTGCTTTTTGGTTTTGTACTGTTGCTTTCTTCAAAAAATATTATTTTGGTATTTATTTTATTGGTCATACTTCATCTTTTCTTTTTTTCAAAAGCATCACACAAACTGCGCTTGCGAAACTTAATCGTCTTCGGTCTAATCATCGGCTTAATTTTTTCGTTTGGCAGAATAAAAACCAGATTCCAACAAGAATTTCAAACCAATACCAATAAAAGTCTAAGTGCTAATGTCATTGAAGGAGTTCCGATCGGAGTCCATTATGTAAGTTTGAAAGAAGCATGGTCAAATGAGACTTTCACACCAAATGATTACTTTCCGGGAACAGCTTTTAGAGTATACCAATTTAGAATTTTTACAGAATTGTTATGTGAAGAAAATGTATTTTTAACCGGTTTTGGACTAAATGCTTCTTATCCTAAAATTGAAGAAAAGGCAAAGCATTACAATCTTTTCATGGGTAATGACGAAACAGAAGGCTATCAAGCCAAAAATTTTCACAACCAGTATATTCAAAATTTCGCCGAATTAGGTATTTTAGGTTTTGTATTATTGTTGTTAATGTTTGTTATTAACGTTAAAATAGCATACAAATCGAAAGATTTTGTCCATTTTGCTTTCGCAATTCTAATGATAAGTTTATTTTTGACGGAATCATTTTTATGGAGACAAAGAGGCGTAGTGTATTTTACGATAATGTATTGTCTTTTTAATTCCGGAATTACAATAAATAATTCCAAAGCAGCATAA
- a CDS encoding undecaprenyl-phosphate glucose phosphotransferase, producing MVAQQTGRYSKYIRPISILFDLIVVTTLSLYFFSELKLNEFYYLLYQTFTWFLIAVIVKYYEVFRFTTPVEIITKLVKQFSLFLLVVIAFFPFAKTAIFSGSAIVIFITLSFVIILTFKYFLFFYLKKYRIVTGSNFRNAVIIGYTPEAIRLKEVFENRKDYGYRFYGYFSDKKQNPEIIGKIEDLKKYTIENKIDEIYCSLNEISNEKLKELVEFADDNKKAIKFIPDSKEIFSKNLKVDYYELFPVLSLQKTQLHNPLIKGFKRAFDIAFSLCVIVFILSWLIPVLAILIKLESKGPVFFKQGRPGLDEEEFFCYKFRSMQVNGFTEKEASKNDPRVTRMGKLMRKTSMDELPQFFNVLLGDMSVVGPRPHLWSQNKAYASKIKKYMVRHYVKPGITGLAQVKGFRGEIETEEDMVNRIKLDVFYIENWSIIMDLKIIFQTVINIFKGEEKAY from the coding sequence ATGGTTGCACAGCAAACAGGAAGATATTCAAAATACATAAGACCGATAAGCATTTTATTCGATCTGATTGTAGTAACAACATTGAGTTTGTATTTCTTTAGTGAATTGAAACTTAACGAGTTTTACTATTTGCTATATCAAACATTTACCTGGTTTCTGATTGCTGTAATTGTAAAATACTATGAAGTGTTTAGGTTTACCACGCCGGTTGAGATTATTACCAAACTGGTCAAGCAATTCAGTCTCTTTTTACTCGTAGTTATCGCCTTTTTTCCTTTTGCCAAAACGGCAATTTTTAGTGGTAGTGCGATTGTAATTTTTATCACCTTGAGCTTTGTGATCATACTGACGTTCAAATATTTTTTGTTTTTTTACCTAAAAAAGTACCGAATTGTAACGGGAAGTAACTTCAGAAATGCCGTAATCATTGGCTACACGCCGGAAGCCATTCGTTTAAAAGAAGTATTCGAAAACAGAAAAGACTATGGCTATCGATTTTATGGTTATTTTTCAGATAAGAAACAAAATCCTGAAATTATAGGTAAAATAGAAGACCTGAAAAAATACACCATTGAAAATAAAATAGACGAAATCTATTGCTCCTTAAATGAAATTTCTAACGAAAAACTAAAAGAGTTAGTGGAGTTTGCAGACGATAATAAAAAGGCGATAAAGTTTATTCCCGATTCAAAAGAGATATTCTCCAAAAATCTAAAAGTCGATTATTACGAATTATTCCCTGTTCTTTCCTTACAAAAAACACAATTACATAATCCCCTTATTAAGGGTTTCAAACGCGCTTTTGATATAGCATTTTCATTATGCGTGATTGTTTTCATATTGTCATGGCTGATTCCTGTACTGGCTATTTTAATAAAATTAGAATCAAAAGGGCCGGTGTTTTTTAAACAAGGAAGACCGGGATTAGATGAAGAAGAATTTTTTTGTTACAAATTCCGTTCGATGCAAGTCAATGGATTTACCGAAAAAGAAGCCTCTAAAAATGACCCTAGAGTTACCCGAATGGGTAAACTGATGAGAAAGACCAGTATGGACGAATTGCCCCAGTTTTTCAATGTGTTATTAGGTGATATGTCCGTTGTTGGACCAAGACCACACTTATGGTCTCAAAATAAAGCCTACGCCAGTAAAATCAAGAAATACATGGTTCGACACTATGTAAAACCCGGAATTACCGGATTGGCACAAGTCAAAGGATTCAGAGGTGAAATCGAAACCGAAGAAGATATGGTTAATCGTATCAAACTTGATGTTTTTTACATAGAAAATTGGTCAATCATCATGGACTTGAAAATCATTTTTCAAACGGTAATTAACATCTTTAAAGGAGAAGAGAAAGCATATTAA
- a CDS encoding UDP-glucuronic acid decarboxylase family protein, whose amino-acid sequence MKRILITGAAGFLGSHLCDRFIAEGYFVIGMDNLITGDLKNIEHLFKDRNFEFYHHDVTKFVHVPGKIDYILHFASPASPIDYLKIPIQTLKVGSLGTHNLLGLARVKKARILIASTSEVYGDPLVHPQTEEYYGNVNTIGPRGVYDEAKRFQESITMAYHTFHGVETRIVRIFNTYGPRMRLNDGRVIPAFIGQALRGEDLTIFGDGSQTRSFCYVTDQVEGIFRLLHSDYVYPVNIGNPDEITIKDFADEIIKLTGTNQKVVYHPLPINDPLQRQPDTTKAKEILGWEAKVKRDEGMKLTYDYFKSLSNEELLKEEHKDFKGYIH is encoded by the coding sequence ATGAAAAGAATATTAATTACCGGAGCGGCAGGTTTTTTAGGTTCCCATCTTTGTGATAGGTTTATAGCAGAAGGCTATTTTGTAATTGGAATGGATAATTTAATTACAGGAGATTTGAAAAACATTGAGCATTTATTTAAAGATAGAAACTTTGAGTTTTATCATCATGATGTGACTAAGTTTGTTCATGTACCGGGAAAAATCGACTATATCCTTCATTTTGCCTCACCCGCAAGCCCTATAGATTATCTGAAAATTCCAATTCAAACATTGAAGGTAGGCTCGCTTGGAACTCACAATCTCTTAGGTTTGGCCAGAGTTAAGAAAGCCAGAATTCTTATTGCTTCCACTTCGGAAGTATACGGCGATCCATTGGTTCATCCTCAAACAGAAGAATATTATGGAAACGTTAATACCATCGGCCCAAGAGGCGTTTATGATGAAGCGAAGCGTTTTCAAGAATCGATAACTATGGCTTACCATACTTTTCACGGTGTAGAAACCAGAATCGTTAGAATTTTTAATACTTATGGTCCAAGAATGCGACTCAATGACGGTCGTGTAATTCCCGCTTTTATCGGACAAGCTTTGAGAGGTGAAGATTTAACGATTTTTGGAGACGGAAGCCAAACTCGTTCGTTTTGTTATGTAACAGACCAAGTAGAAGGTATTTTCAGATTACTCCATTCAGATTATGTGTATCCGGTTAATATTGGAAATCCTGATGAAATCACCATTAAAGATTTTGCAGACGAAATCATAAAACTAACAGGAACCAATCAAAAAGTAGTGTATCATCCACTCCCGATAAATGATCCTTTACAGCGCCAACCTGATACAACCAAAGCCAAAGAAATTTTGGGATGGGAAGCTAAAGTAAAGAGAGACGAAGGAATGAAATTAACTTACGATTATTTCAAATCCCTTTCGAACGAAGAACTTTTAAAAGAAGAGCACAAAGATTTTAAAGGATATATCCATTAG
- the wecB gene encoding non-hydrolyzing UDP-N-acetylglucosamine 2-epimerase: MKITIIAGARPNFIKIAPIIKAIEKKQSKGTNISYRLVHTGQHYDKNLSETFFEELNIPQPDANLEVKSGTQAEQTAAIMTAFEKELIQNPSDLVLVVGDVNSTMACAIVAKKLNVKVAHVEAGIRSGDMTMPEEINRIVTDSITDYFFTTSTTASENLIKYGANATHIHFVGNVMIDTLYQNLTRISPPQFWDEFGLVKNNYVILTLHRPSNVDEEKSLIALLQGIDKMVGDKKIVFPIHPRTKAILGETKLILKNILLVEPQGYLNFMFLIKNSFAVITDSGGISEETTVLGIPCFTMRTTTERPETIKIGTNNLVGTSIENLTLEFAKFLKNGLSKRGIPELWDGCASDRIVAVLLTK, from the coding sequence ATGAAAATCACCATAATTGCAGGCGCCAGACCCAATTTTATCAAAATCGCTCCCATCATCAAAGCGATTGAAAAAAAACAATCCAAAGGAACAAACATTTCTTATCGGTTGGTTCATACCGGTCAACACTATGATAAAAATCTCAGTGAAACCTTTTTTGAAGAGCTGAATATTCCGCAACCGGATGCCAATTTGGAAGTCAAAAGTGGGACTCAAGCGGAACAAACTGCTGCCATTATGACGGCTTTTGAAAAAGAATTAATCCAAAATCCGAGCGATTTGGTTTTGGTCGTAGGCGATGTCAACTCGACTATGGCTTGCGCAATTGTTGCCAAAAAACTCAATGTAAAAGTGGCACATGTCGAAGCCGGAATTCGTTCCGGAGATATGACTATGCCCGAAGAAATCAACCGAATTGTAACCGATAGTATTACCGATTATTTCTTCACAACTTCAACAACCGCCTCAGAAAATCTTATAAAATATGGTGCCAATGCAACGCACATTCACTTTGTCGGCAATGTGATGATCGACACTTTATATCAAAACCTCACTAGAATTTCGCCACCGCAATTTTGGGATGAATTTGGTTTAGTCAAGAATAATTACGTCATTCTGACTTTACATCGGCCTTCGAATGTTGACGAAGAAAAATCGTTGATTGCGTTGCTGCAAGGCATTGATAAAATGGTTGGCGACAAGAAAATAGTTTTTCCGATTCATCCGCGAACCAAAGCTATTTTGGGAGAAACCAAACTGATCCTAAAGAATATTCTTTTGGTAGAACCTCAAGGCTATTTGAATTTCATGTTTCTGATTAAAAACAGTTTTGCTGTGATTACGGATTCGGGCGGAATTTCTGAAGAAACTACGGTTTTAGGAATCCCATGTTTTACGATGCGAACAACTACTGAAAGACCTGAAACTATAAAAATTGGAACGAATAATTTAGTTGGAACTTCTATTGAAAATTTAACTTTAGAATTTGCAAAATTTCTAAAAAATGGTTTGTCAAAAAGAGGAATTCCTGAACTTTGGGACGGATGCGCCTCAGATCGAATTGTTGCTGTTTTGCTAACCAAATAA